ATGTACGAGATCGTCCGCCGAGTCACCGACGATTACGCCCCAAAAGCTATTTACATCACCGAAAATGGATACTGCTTTCCTGATGTCCTTTCCCCCCAAGGGTCCATAAGAATCACATACCTTAGAGACCACCTTGAAGCCCTCATAACTTCGAGTGGTCTTTTGGTTTCTCTAAGCGCTTTGGGCTGGTATACGTCGATTACCCCACTCAAAAACGTATTCCCAAAAAGAGCTTCTTTTTCTACCGGGAGGTCATAAGGAAACGAGGGATCTAACTTCA
This Candidatus Caldatribacterium sp. DNA region includes the following protein-coding sequences:
- a CDS encoding family 1 glycosylhydrolase: MVYVDYPTQKRIPKKSFFFYREVIRKRGI